In Neisseriaceae bacterium CLB008, one genomic interval encodes:
- the lptE gene encoding LPS assembly lipoprotein LptE, whose translation MKQWSKLMLLVAVLGLSACGFHLRGMGGTVRPMPFTTVHVSGDGTLVGPLNVVLKRNETIKVVGAGQAEASLEVLNESAKREVLTINRGGSVNEYLYRFTATAQLHKNGAPYGEPMNVTVRRTMDYTDRDVLGKEDEEGQLWQEMRMDAAEQLVRRLAYIKPDAVKTTEEHPVGLIRK comes from the coding sequence ATGAAACAGTGGTCAAAATTAATGTTGCTGGTGGCCGTGTTGGGCCTGAGCGCCTGTGGTTTTCATTTGCGTGGCATGGGCGGCACCGTTCGCCCCATGCCGTTTACCACCGTACACGTGAGCGGCGACGGCACCTTAGTCGGCCCGCTGAATGTGGTGTTGAAGCGTAATGAAACGATTAAAGTGGTTGGCGCTGGACAGGCAGAAGCTTCTTTAGAAGTGCTGAACGAAAGCGCTAAGCGTGAAGTGTTGACGATTAACCGCGGTGGTTCGGTGAATGAATACCTATACCGCTTTACCGCTACGGCACAGTTACACAAAAATGGTGCGCCTTATGGTGAACCGATGAACGTGACCGTTCGCCGCACCATGGACTACACCGACCGCGACGTATTGGGTAAAGAAGATGAAGAAGGCCAGCTATGGCAAGAAATGCGCATGGATGCTGCTGAGCAGCTGGTGCGTCGTTTAGCCTACATCAAGCCTGATGCGGTGAAAACCACAGAAGAACACCCTGTTGGTTTGATTCGTAAGTAA
- the holA gene encoding DNA polymerase III subunit delta, with translation MAALSFNQLASHLKGPLAPLYVIHGEEALLSLEALDALRAAAKAQGYLSREQSMVENHFDWSSWLQDNDSVSLFSEQKLLELHIPTGKPGKEGGDALQQLVQRLPQDTVVVILLPKLERVQLQSKWFTALAQAAQVLEAKAIGLEGLPAWLSGRLADQNLSMTTEALALFAERVEGNLLAAKQELDKLALIFPEGTELSWDDVQEAIAHVARFDVFQLAAAWMRGDATRVVKLLDGLAQEGGEPVLLLWALSEDIRLLLRLKAGLAQNQTIQSMSRSLRLWGEKQHLAPKALNRLGTGQLLNALQTCAQIDRQIKGAEAGDAWLGLKNLALTLAK, from the coding sequence ATGGCGGCCTTAAGCTTTAATCAACTGGCCTCTCACCTCAAGGGGCCGCTGGCGCCGTTGTACGTGATTCACGGTGAAGAAGCGCTGTTAAGCCTTGAAGCCTTGGATGCGCTGCGTGCGGCGGCCAAGGCGCAAGGCTATTTGAGCCGCGAACAGTCTATGGTAGAAAATCATTTTGACTGGTCGTCGTGGCTGCAAGACAACGACAGCGTGAGCCTGTTCTCAGAGCAAAAGCTGTTGGAATTGCACATTCCTACGGGTAAGCCTGGCAAAGAAGGTGGCGACGCTTTACAGCAGCTGGTACAGAGGCTACCGCAGGACACGGTGGTGGTGATTTTACTGCCCAAGCTGGAGCGGGTGCAGCTACAAAGCAAATGGTTTACTGCTTTGGCCCAGGCCGCACAGGTACTAGAAGCCAAGGCGATTGGTCTAGAAGGCTTGCCCGCTTGGTTAAGCGGCCGCCTGGCCGACCAAAACCTCTCCATGACGACGGAGGCGCTGGCCCTATTCGCGGAGCGAGTAGAGGGTAATTTATTGGCGGCCAAGCAAGAGCTAGACAAGCTGGCGTTGATTTTCCCTGAAGGCACTGAGCTCAGCTGGGACGACGTGCAAGAGGCCATTGCCCACGTAGCACGCTTTGACGTGTTTCAGCTGGCAGCGGCGTGGATGCGCGGCGACGCCACTCGCGTGGTCAAGCTATTGGATGGTTTAGCGCAAGAGGGTGGCGAGCCGGTACTGCTTTTGTGGGCGCTGAGCGAAGACATTCGCCTTTTGCTGCGCCTGAAGGCCGGCCTGGCTCAAAACCAGACCATCCAAAGCATGAGCCGTTCGCTGCGGCTGTGGGGCGAAAAGCAGCATCTGGCGCCTAAGGCTTTGAACCGTCTAGGCACGGGGCAGCTTTTGAATGCCTTGCAAACCTGTGCCCAAATTGATAGACAGATCAAAGGGGCTGAGGCGGGCGATGCATGGCTGGGCCTGAAAAATCTAGCCTTAACGCTGGCGAAGTAG
- a CDS encoding 3-oxoacyl-[acyl-carrier-protein] synthase III C-terminal domain-containing protein, giving the protein MLPLKIIATGKALPAEPVTSAQLDQKLGLPNGYVAKKSGVTHRYFADAGLLQSALGAAALSDACRQYGLDPHSIDLLLCANGVPEQALPSTASRTLACADLRAGIAAFDVNASCVSFVTALHQAACLLNSGAYQRIAIVSSELASRGIDWRDHETALIFGDGAAAVIVESGEGAEGCAAYRLAVYPEGVSHCEIRAGGTRRNPSVGLAAEDQVFQMAGKRVFKLASQLMPEFLTDLFAPLGYAPTQVDLVVPHQASHLSLHHLRTRLGYTEAQVVDIYAEHGNQVAASIPTALHEAMRQGRMGPGQKVLLIGTAAGFGMAGMVLYT; this is encoded by the coding sequence ATGCTGCCCCTAAAAATCATTGCCACCGGTAAGGCGCTGCCTGCTGAACCCGTCACCTCGGCACAGCTCGACCAAAAGTTGGGTTTGCCTAATGGCTATGTGGCTAAAAAATCAGGCGTGACCCATCGCTATTTTGCCGATGCGGGCTTATTGCAATCAGCTTTAGGCGCCGCCGCGCTAAGCGATGCCTGCCGTCAATATGGGCTAGACCCGCACAGCATTGACCTATTGTTGTGCGCCAACGGCGTACCAGAACAGGCCCTGCCCAGTACGGCCAGCCGTACCTTGGCCTGTGCTGATTTGCGCGCCGGCATCGCCGCTTTTGACGTTAACGCCAGCTGCGTCAGCTTTGTGACGGCGCTGCATCAAGCAGCGTGCTTACTCAACAGCGGCGCCTATCAGCGCATTGCCATTGTGTCGTCGGAGCTAGCGTCGCGCGGCATAGACTGGCGCGATCATGAAACGGCGCTGATTTTTGGCGACGGGGCTGCGGCGGTGATTGTTGAGTCGGGCGAGGGGGCAGAAGGCTGCGCCGCCTATCGTTTGGCGGTGTATCCAGAAGGCGTGAGCCATTGCGAGATTCGCGCCGGCGGCACGCGCCGCAACCCCAGCGTCGGCTTGGCAGCAGAGGACCAGGTGTTTCAAATGGCGGGTAAGCGCGTGTTTAAGCTGGCGTCACAGTTGATGCCTGAATTCTTGACGGATTTATTCGCGCCTTTGGGCTATGCGCCCACTCAAGTTGACTTGGTGGTGCCGCATCAGGCCAGCCACTTGTCTTTACACCATCTGCGTACGCGCTTGGGCTATACCGAGGCACAGGTGGTGGACATTTATGCCGAGCATGGCAATCAGGTGGCGGCCTCCATCCCCACGGCCTTGCATGAAGCCATGCGCCAAGGGCGGATGGGGCCAGGGCAGAAAGTATTGCTCATCGGAACGGCGGCCGGGTTTGGCATGGCCGGCATGGTGTTGTACACATGA